CCAGACCGCGCCGCGATGCGGAGGTCTTGCCCAACGACCGTGTTCCCAGTGCCAACCGCCCCCACCCCAAACCCAAACGCCGCCAATCCAAATAAATGCCGGATCAGGCGCAACTGGTTGCACTTCGACTAATGGCGCTGGCGGAGGGCCACTCACGTCCACTTCCCCGCCGATGGATACCTCTCCCGGCGGCGGAGGCGGCGGTCCTGGAACATAGGTGCGTTCACGAATGACGCAGCCGGTGGCCAGCAATGATGTCGCTGCGGCGATTCCAATGACTGTCTTGATATTTTTTGACGTTGTCATATCTCAGTTTATTGCTGGAAATGTGCCACAGGGCATCTCATTTATAACATTCTAGTCAGGAGCAGCTTTTGCGTGACAATAGTCGCGGCATTTAGGATTTCAATACATATTGCGACGGCTTTAATTGCTCGCCAGTCGCAATTTGCATTCATATTAAAAAATTTCATAAATGTCGTTTCTGTAGCTGGTCGCCACACTGAACAGATTTAAAGTCGTGCTTTAAAAAGAGTCCCAAGCTCCAAATGGGGGTGTGGGGCTTGGGATTTTTGAGGCTAGCGTCTTAGACGGTTTTACCACAAAATTGTATTATTGCGTGATCTTCGCTTTTGCGTCGTCGTAAGCTTTTTCCACTTTATCCCAGGCATCGGAAAATGCGGTTTTGGTTTTGTCCCAGCCGTCCTGCGTGGACATCTTCAAATCGTCGAACTTGGAGTTTAATTTTTCCCGCTGGACTCTGAGATCCGCCAGCGCCTGTTCTTCTTTTACCTTTGAATCGTCTTTTAAATTCGCGGATCTCGCAGACAGTTCATCAATCTTTGCATCCAACTCGTGAATTTTTTTCTGCGACGCGGCAACGAAATCATCCTTCGTCTGGATCATTGAATCCTTCGCATTGCTGGCCGCGTCGGAAACCTGGGTCTTCACGTCAGGCGTCGGCGGCTCAGACGGTTTGCAACCCGCAAACATGGCCGTTGCAGCAACTAACGCTATCAAATGGTTGAGCTTCATAATTTGAAATTCGTTTTGGTTTAATCCCTCCTCCACGACCCGCCTGGACTTGAACCAGCACGGGTTATTAGAAACTCCGCACGTTACACCCGGCGGCGTCCCGCTATGAGCGAAACCAGGAACATGACGAGGAACACGACGAACAGGATTTGCGCGATGCTCGCAGCCGTGCCCGCGATGCCTGTGAATCCCAAGAGCGCGGCGATCAGCGCCACGATCAGGAAGGTGATGGTCCAGCTTAACATATATTTCCTTTGGTTGATGGTTTGAGATGATTAACGCGAAAGTAAAAATTGTTTCATGAATGTCCTGCGCGGGACGGGCACGAACCCGTGGTCGTTCCGCAGATGCACGATGACCCGGTCTTCCGGCGATTTGTGAATCGCTATTTTTGCCAGCTCGTCCACTTGCCAATCGAAGCATCCAATCTTGCGCGACCCTTTGCGATTCCCCTTTTGCGCTGGCTGATTATTTTTCATAGTTGCCCTTCTGACTTTGATTTACATCAATTCACATCACCTGACTCTTCTGACAAAAATAGAATTAGCGGGAATGGTGCCAGCTTTGGGATTAAAGAATTAACTTATTGAAGACCAGCAATTTGAGTAAGTCCCAGAAGAAAAACCCTCACCGTAAACCGCATTTTTACCGCAAATTGTCGGGAAAAAATCTCCCGACAATTCGCAAAATGCGAGATCAGGTAACTGGAAGAAATTTGCTCGCTATCGGATACTGCGGGTAGAGTTTCACCAGGCAATCCGGGCAAATACCGTGAGTGAATTCCGCCTCGGTATGCTCACAAATATAGGCCTCGATTTTCTGCCAGTAACCGCCGTCATCGCGGATTTTTTTGCACGCGGCGCAAATCGGGAGCAAGCCCCGCAGCGTTTTTATTTTGCCGAGAGCATCGGTCAATTCCGCAATAAGCTTCGAGCGCTCTTCCTCTTCGCGTTTGCGCAAGGTGATGTCACGTTCGATGGCCGAGATGCCAATCACATTGCCGCGGCCGTCCTTGATCAACGAAAATGTCAGTGAGACTTCGACAGCACTGCCATTCTTGCGATGCCGGATGGTTTCCAAATGCTCGATCTTTTCGCCGTGGCGGAT
This portion of the Verrucomicrobiia bacterium genome encodes:
- a CDS encoding DUF1328 domain-containing protein produces the protein MLSWTITFLIVALIAALLGFTGIAGTAASIAQILFVVFLVMFLVSLIAGRRRV